The following are encoded in a window of Gemmatimonadota bacterium genomic DNA:
- a CDS encoding amino acid permease yields MAESSPDRVGSRFQLETELARDLGLVAATTIIVGGIIGSGIFGAPAGIAAVLGSPELFLLVWVIGGLLCFSGALCFAELGAMMPRTGGIIVYLRESYPPYVSFLYGWTETAVICPGALAAVAMICTSYLGYFVPDISLEHVLLQAGPVMVSTQHLAIFAVLALLGAVNYAGVRFGGIISNVSTFAKVAALLGLVFLALIVGGSAEHFSTPSATGREMGLFGALGTAMVGILFSYNGWYNTNNVAGEVKDPRRVLPLAIIIGLSLCMLVYLAVNWAYLYVMNIDEIAGSNQIAAEVAERLIGPIGGSLTSLAVIVATFGTLNANIMYMPRIAYGMARERLFFGWFTRVHPRFRTPSRTITTLTILGMAWSLVGNFMEIVLAVMYVLFVFYVLTVIAVFILRRKYPDEPRPFKVWGYPVTPLFFIVVSLGYIVSTVVFSFGDALPGIVVLLLGVPVYLLWFRRQAAGA; encoded by the coding sequence ATGGCTGAATCATCACCCGATCGCGTCGGAAGCCGATTTCAACTCGAGACCGAACTGGCCCGGGATCTTGGCCTGGTCGCGGCCACGACGATCATCGTAGGCGGCATCATCGGATCCGGCATATTCGGCGCGCCCGCGGGTATTGCGGCCGTACTGGGCTCCCCCGAACTGTTCCTGCTGGTCTGGGTCATCGGCGGCCTGCTCTGCTTCTCGGGTGCGCTGTGCTTCGCCGAACTGGGTGCCATGATGCCCCGCACGGGCGGCATCATTGTGTACTTGCGGGAATCCTATCCCCCCTACGTGTCCTTTCTCTACGGGTGGACGGAAACCGCCGTGATCTGTCCCGGTGCGCTGGCCGCCGTCGCCATGATCTGCACCTCGTACCTCGGTTACTTCGTACCGGACATCTCCCTGGAACACGTGCTGCTGCAGGCTGGACCGGTAATGGTCTCGACCCAGCACCTGGCGATCTTCGCCGTCCTGGCCCTGCTCGGAGCCGTCAATTATGCGGGCGTGCGATTCGGGGGGATCATATCCAATGTGTCCACCTTCGCCAAGGTCGCGGCCCTGCTGGGCCTGGTATTCCTCGCCCTGATCGTCGGCGGGTCCGCGGAGCATTTCTCCACGCCGTCGGCCACGGGCAGGGAAATGGGCCTCTTCGGTGCGCTGGGAACGGCCATGGTCGGCATCCTGTTCTCGTACAACGGCTGGTACAACACGAACAACGTGGCGGGTGAGGTGAAGGACCCGCGTCGCGTACTGCCCCTGGCCATCATCATCGGTCTGAGTCTTTGCATGCTGGTCTACCTGGCCGTCAACTGGGCATACCTCTACGTCATGAACATCGACGAAATCGCCGGGTCGAACCAGATTGCCGCCGAGGTGGCGGAACGGCTGATCGGTCCGATCGGTGGATCGCTCACCTCTCTGGCGGTGATCGTCGCCACCTTCGGCACCTTGAACGCCAACATCATGTACATGCCGCGCATCGCCTACGGCATGGCCCGCGAGCGCCTCTTCTTCGGCTGGTTCACCCGGGTGCATCCCAGGTTCCGGACCCCCTCTCGAACGATCACCACCCTGACCATCCTGGGCATGGCGTGGAGCCTCGTCGGGAACTTCATGGAAATCGTCCTGGCCGTGATGTACGTGTTGTTCGTGTTCTACGTGTTGACCGTGATCGCCGTGTTCATCCTCCGCCGGAAGTATCCTGACGAACCCCGGCCGTTCAAGGTGTGGGGTTATCCCGTCACACCGCTCTTCTTCATCGTGGTATCCCTCGGATACATCGTATCGACGGTCGTTTTCAGCTTCGGCGACGCCCTGCCGGGCATTGTCGTCCTGCTGCTCGGCGTGCCGGTGTACCTGCTGTGGTTCCGCAGGCAGGCTGCCGGTGCGTAG